The nucleotide sequence TCGAGAGGAATTCGAGTCCGAGCAGATCCTTTCCCAGTGCACTTGTCACCGCTCGGATCGGCCGCGCTGCGTCGCGAGTACCACTGCCGACCTTCCATCCAGGTCTTCAACCAGCACGTCAACCCGGTCACCGCGGCTCACGGTGATGCGCTTCCCCACTACGTCCGGCTGAATAGGCAGTTCCCGGCCACCGCGGTCGATGAGCACCGCGAGAGCGATTCGCGCGGGTCGCCCGAAGTCGGCGATCTCATCGAGCGCAGCGCGAACCGTGCGGCCCGTGTAGAGGACATCATCGACGATGACAACGTTCCTGCCATCAACGCCCCATGGCAGATCAGTGGCCCCGACAACCGGGCGGGGGCCGATAGTCTGAAGATCGTCGCGATACAGTGTTATGTCGAGCGATCCCTGCTGCACCGACCCCTTCGCGCTTGCCTCGATGATCGTTACGAGCCTGCGGGCCAGCTGAACACCGCGGCGCTGAATCCCCACGATGACCAGGCCGTCAATGCCCTCATTCAACTCGACTATCTCATTGCCCATCCGCGTCAGTGTCCGTTCTACGGCGTGAGCGGTAAGAATTGTCGTTTGTTCTGCGGGTCGATCTGGCATCGAGGGACAAATATGCGCGCAGCGGTCATGTTATTGAAGACGGCTGAAGGCAAGACCACGAAATCGGTCAGCAGACGCGAACTCCGGCCCTTTGCTCGATGATTCGCACCGCTTCGACGTGATCTGCTTCTTCCCCCAGACTTGCATGGGCCTCGGCGAACAGTCGCGACGCAAGCTCGATGAAAGGAGCGGGCACTCCCGCACGCGACGCGACGTCGGCTGCAATTGCAACATCCTTGTCCAGGAGCGCAATCTTGAAGGTTCGCGGGAATGCCCGGGTAACGACACGTTCCGGAAACAGTTTCTCGGACGCATTTGACCGTCCGCTCGAGCCGTTGATTACCTCGAGCGCAGTGCTCGCATCGACTCCGTACTTCGCGAGCGCCGTGAGGCACTCGCCCGCCGACCATATGTGAATTGCGAGCAGCGCCTGGTTCATCGCCTTGACCGCGTCGCCGGCACCAGTGCTTCCGCAGCGCACTATCCGCTTGCTGAAAGCATCGAGGACGGGCCTGGCTCGATCGATCAATGCTGCTTCCCCTCCGCACATGATCATCAGCGTGCCTGCTTCCGCGCCTTTTACTCCGCCGCTCACCGGCGCATCGATGAAGTCCACGCCGCGCCCCGCCAGCCGCGCGGCAATCTCCATCGACGTGCGTGGATCGCCCGACGTGCAGTCCACGAGAAGCGATCCGGCGCGGAGCCCGGATTCGAGACCGTCGGCACCGTCGAGCAGATTGCGGACTTCCTCCGACGACGGCAGACATGTGATGATTACGTCGGCGTTGCTCGCGGCCGCAGCGGGGCTGGGGGCCAGACTTGCAGAATGCTCACCGGCAAACTTCCGCGCCTTCTCCATGGTGCGGTTCCATACCGTGAGCTCAAACGGCGGCTTCGCCAGGTGCACCGCAATCGGCCATCCGATTGCGCCCAACCCCAGAAACGCCACGCGCATCAGGTGATGCCGGTCGCAGTGCTTAGGGGCGTGTCAGCTACGGTCACGCCACACATGACGAAACGGTAATCCCAATCATATGGGATCCCTTATATATTCTCCGGTCCCGTCCTGGCCGCCAACTTCGTCCCAGATACGAGCGGTATGACTTTCACGCAGGAAAAGTGATCCGATGACGAACGTCAGCA is from Gemmatimonadaceae bacterium and encodes:
- a CDS encoding NAD-binding protein — encoded protein: MRCGSTGAGDAVKAMNQALLAIHIWSAGECLTALAKYGVDASTALEVINGSSGRSNASEKLFPERVVTRAFPRTFKIALLDKDVAIAADVASRAGVPAPFIELASRLFAEAHASLGEEADHVEAVRIIEQRAGVRVC
- the pyrR gene encoding bifunctional pyr operon transcriptional regulator/uracil phosphoribosyltransferase PyrR, with the protein product MPDRPAEQTTILTAHAVERTLTRMGNEIVELNEGIDGLVIVGIQRRGVQLARRLVTIIEASAKGSVQQGSLDITLYRDDLQTIGPRPVVGATDLPWGVDGRNVVIVDDVLYTGRTVRAALDEIADFGRPARIALAVLIDRGGRELPIQPDVVGKRITVSRGDRVDVLVEDLDGRSAVVLATQRGRSER